CGCCTTGCGATGCTGCGGGACAAAACCGACTTACTGGCGATCAGCCTCGACGGTGTGCCGGCCTCGCACAACTCAATCAGAGGCTCCGCGCGCGCATTTGATATGATGCGTGCGCGTCTGGACGATGTCAGGAGTTCCGGAATCCCATTCGGATTTATTTTCCTGCTGACGCGAGAAAATATTCATGAACTCGACTGGGTAGCGCAGTTCGCCCTCGATCAGGGCGCCAGGCTTCTGCAGGTGCATCCCCTGGAAGATGTTGGCCGGGCCAGCGATGAAATGCAGGGTCGCGGACCCAGTGATCGTGATTGTGAGTACACTCAATTGGTGCTGGATCGGATCCGGCGGCTCGCGGGCAACAGGATGATCGTGCACCTCGACGCGGCGCATCGGGCGATCCTGCGGCTCAACGGGGCGATGACAATGGCCGATAGTGACGGAAGCGCGGATGTTACGCGACCGCTCGCGGAACTGCTTCCCACGCTCGTTATTGAGGCGGACGGAACGGTTACACCGCTCGTATATGGACTGTCGCGCCGTTACGCACTGGGTAATCTCAAGCAAGCGCCGCTGCGCGACTTGATCGCGGCATGGCGCGGCGAGGGATGCCTTGAGCTGCGCGATCTATGCCGTACGGTCTTCGCGGAGGTGACCGAGTCCTGTCTCGTACCATATGTCAATTGGTGGGAAGTCCTGCGGCGCCGATCCCTTCAGATCGGAAATGCCCAATTGGCGCATCAGTAGGGCAATGCTTCTTGAAGCCTTCGCACTTTCTGAAGAACCGCAGCCTCTGATCCCGGCGCCGGTCGAACGAGACTGGATGGACACCGGAGTTGGAAAACACGGATACCGATGTCTCCCACTTACTATTGCCAACACCTATGGATGGCAGCTTCTGCTCGCAGCCGACGTTACGGCGTCGTGGAACGGTGGCCCCGCTACTTCCGACATAACCGTCTATTGCTCGCGCCCGGATCAGGCGATTAGCAACTTCGGAAATGGCGTCCTCACATTCGATGTCTCGTACATTTTTCGGACGCAAATGGATTTTCATCTGCTGGTCAGTGGACCGGCTAATCAGTTCAAAGATGGAATCGCGCCGATGACCGCGGTGATTGAGACTGACTGGCTGCCGTACACATTTACGATGAACTATAGATTTACCCGGCCAGGAGAGGTGTATTGGCGGGCGGGCGAGGCCTATGCGCAGATTTGCCTTGTGCGCGCCGGTATTCAGCAAAGCGTCCAACCAGTAGTTCGCCGCCTCGAGGACGACGCAAAGTTGGCCGCGGATCATGGCGCGTGGCGTGAGCGGCGGACCAGGATGCGCGAGCGGCTTGCCGCGGGAGATGCGAACGCCCTGAGCGTGCCGTGGGACAAGGATTACTTCGCCGGCCGCTATGCCGACGGGCGTGCTACTGATGCGGAGCATACCAGCAAGTTGCGTCTGCAACCGCCGCTCGATAAACGGCGATGAGCGCCCTGCTCGAGGTTCACAAGTTCGCCGACCGCGATGACTGTCTGTCAGTGATCGGCGCGTACGAACGCAGCCAGCCGGGTCACGGAGCGGTGGTTGGCGATCCGTTCTTCGATCGCCGGGTGATGTGGATCAGCAGTTTTCCCGATTCTGAGAACGACGTGCGAAGGACATTGCAGCGCTGGCGCCATCGCGCGACCGCGATCGCATCGGCATGGGCTGGCGAGAGATTGTTTTCCGACACGATCCAGGTGGTGCGATGGGACGGCCAAACCATGCCTCCGCATCGCGACCACTGCAATATGGACGGCACGCCCAACCCCACGCCGTGGCGCGAATGGGCCGGAATCATCTATCTCAACGATGACTTCTTAGACGGACGACTCTTGTTTCCCGAAACGGGTGAAGGCTATCGCCCGATGGCCGGTTCTTTCCTGCTGTTTCCCGGTGCCTTGCTGCACAGTCTCG
The sequence above is a segment of the Candidatus Binataceae bacterium genome. Coding sequences within it:
- a CDS encoding 2OG-Fe(II) oxygenase; amino-acid sequence: MSALLEVHKFADRDDCLSVIGAYERSQPGHGAVVGDPFFDRRVMWISSFPDSENDVRRTLQRWRHRATAIASAWAGERLFSDTIQVVRWDGQTMPPHRDHCNMDGTPNPTPWREWAGIIYLNDDFLDGRLLFPETGEGYRPMAGSFLLFPGALLHSLESSAGGPRYTAPMWFSRSSVHEDPWAAVQF
- a CDS encoding radical SAM protein, encoding METDSVSWVCANRYVQIHPTRYCNLRCQHCYTLSSPDEREEIDAWILQEALSDAAREGFNIANFSGGEPTLYSWLPITLDHAHGCGLSTVIVSNGTVLTRPRLAMLRDKTDLLAISLDGVPASHNSIRGSARAFDMMRARLDDVRSSGIPFGFIFLLTRENIHELDWVAQFALDQGARLLQVHPLEDVGRASDEMQGRGPSDRDCEYTQLVLDRIRRLAGNRMIVHLDAAHRAILRLNGAMTMADSDGSADVTRPLAELLPTLVIEADGTVTPLVYGLSRRYALGNLKQAPLRDLIAAWRGEGCLELRDLCRTVFAEVTESCLVPYVNWWEVLRRRSLQIGNAQLAHQ
- a CDS encoding DUF6065 family protein → MLLEAFALSEEPQPLIPAPVERDWMDTGVGKHGYRCLPLTIANTYGWQLLLAADVTASWNGGPATSDITVYCSRPDQAISNFGNGVLTFDVSYIFRTQMDFHLLVSGPANQFKDGIAPMTAVIETDWLPYTFTMNYRFTRPGEVYWRAGEAYAQICLVRAGIQQSVQPVVRRLEDDAKLAADHGAWRERRTRMRERLAAGDANALSVPWDKDYFAGRYADGRATDAEHTSKLRLQPPLDKRR